The proteins below are encoded in one region of Ephemeroptericola cinctiostellae:
- a CDS encoding LD-carboxypeptidase, whose product MPVLQIIAPSGYPQDQDSVARAVAYFVERGWTVRGQGSALRHFQRFAGGDAERLAEINGLARFGGGQEKKPDLVMALRGGYGVSRFMDLIDFDALAQADLRFMGHSDFTAFCLAYYAKTGRSSYIGPMACFDFGLEVPSVFMEAHFWQLLARGHDVVIVDAAQPHQFEAEGVLWGGNLTMVNQLVGTPFLPDVKGGLLFLEDINEHPYRIERSLYQLRDAGILEQQSAIILGQFNGYKLYDNDHGYDFDEMVMHMRSRCDVPILTDLPFGHVRDKVTLPIGQVAQLNVLGDAGYRLTVHAI is encoded by the coding sequence ATGCCCGTTCTTCAGATTATTGCACCATCAGGTTATCCTCAAGATCAAGATTCGGTTGCACGTGCAGTCGCCTATTTTGTTGAGCGTGGCTGGACCGTGCGTGGACAAGGCTCTGCTTTGCGACATTTTCAGCGCTTTGCAGGGGGGGATGCCGAACGTTTGGCTGAAATCAATGGTTTGGCGCGGTTTGGTGGTGGTCAAGAGAAAAAACCGGATTTGGTCATGGCGTTGCGTGGCGGCTATGGTGTGTCTCGATTTATGGACTTGATCGACTTTGATGCTTTGGCTCAAGCTGATTTGCGTTTCATGGGGCACAGTGATTTTACGGCTTTTTGCTTGGCTTACTATGCAAAGACAGGGCGTTCTTCTTATATTGGCCCAATGGCCTGTTTTGATTTTGGCCTTGAAGTGCCTTCTGTTTTTATGGAGGCGCATTTTTGGCAATTGCTCGCTCGTGGACATGATGTGGTGATTGTTGATGCCGCACAACCCCACCAATTTGAAGCTGAGGGCGTGTTGTGGGGAGGGAACTTGACGATGGTGAATCAATTGGTGGGAACGCCTTTTTTACCTGATGTCAAAGGCGGCCTTCTTTTTCTGGAAGACATCAATGAGCACCCTTATCGGATTGAGCGAAGCTTGTATCAATTGCGTGATGCGGGTATTCTTGAGCAGCAATCCGCCATCATCCTTGGCCAGTTCAATGGTTATAAGCTGTATGACAACGATCATGGTTATGATTTTGATGAAATGGTGATGCACATGCGCAGTCGCTGTGATGTGCCAATTTTGACAGATTTACCTTTTGGTCATGTGCGTGATAAAGTGACTTTACCCATTGGGCAGGTGGCTCAACTGAATGTTTTGGGCGATGCGGGTTATCGTTTAACGGTACACGCCATTTGA
- a CDS encoding lytic transglycosylase domain-containing protein — protein MSIAVVACAFALWPILKELGYQSGDDAVAERVYEWRKKLKLEALEKDNGLPRGLLSAVMHQESAGDPNAQSRAGAQGLFQFMRPTARDMGLADRTHPEESARAASEYLNKLYERYNNNVELTLAAYNWGMGNVDNYIKPKTNGSTYDRFRLIKMPEETQNYIARIKMLRTTYYLR, from the coding sequence ATGTCCATTGCGGTCGTGGCTTGTGCATTTGCATTGTGGCCTATCTTAAAAGAACTGGGTTATCAATCCGGTGATGATGCAGTGGCTGAACGCGTGTACGAATGGCGGAAGAAGCTAAAGCTAGAAGCCTTGGAAAAAGACAATGGTTTACCACGTGGCCTGCTCTCCGCAGTAATGCACCAAGAGTCGGCAGGCGACCCAAATGCCCAAAGCCGTGCAGGTGCACAAGGTTTATTTCAATTCATGCGCCCAACAGCACGCGACATGGGCTTGGCTGATCGCACACACCCAGAAGAGTCTGCACGCGCAGCTTCTGAATATTTAAACAAACTTTATGAGCGTTACAATAACAATGTGGAATTAACTTTGGCCGCCTACAATTGGGGCATGGGCAATGTTGACAATTACATCAAGCCAAAAACCAATGGCAGCACCTATGACCGTTTCCGCCTGATCAAAATGCCAGAGGAAACACAAAACTACATTGCACGAATTAAAATGCTGCGAACAACTTATTATCTTCGTTAG
- the rpmG gene encoding 50S ribosomal protein L33, producing the protein MRDKIKLESTAGTGHFYTTDKNKRNMPEKMEIKKFDPVARKHVIYKETKIK; encoded by the coding sequence ATGCGTGATAAAATCAAACTCGAATCAACAGCTGGTACAGGTCACTTCTACACGACCGACAAAAACAAACGCAACATGCCTGAAAAAATGGAAATCAAAAAATTTGATCCAGTGGCACGTAAGCATGTCATTTACAAAGAAACTAAAATTAAATAA
- the rpmB gene encoding 50S ribosomal protein L28: protein MARVCQVTGKRPMSGNNVSHANNKTKRRFLPNLQNRRFWVESENRFVRLRVSNAALRTIDKNGIDAVLSDLRARGEI from the coding sequence ATGGCACGCGTATGTCAAGTAACGGGTAAACGCCCGATGTCTGGGAACAATGTTTCTCATGCAAACAATAAAACCAAACGTCGTTTTTTGCCTAACTTGCAAAACCGCCGTTTTTGGGTAGAGTCTGAAAACCGTTTCGTGCGTTTGCGCGTTTCGAATGCAGCTTTACGCACCATCGACAAAAACGGTATCGACGCAGTCTTATCTGACTTGCGCGCCCGTGGCGAAATCTAA
- a CDS encoding glutaredoxin family protein codes for MKTQYQLYSRENCHLCHDMHEDLRLWQTRLDFQFEIIDIDEHPELKEKYDSMVPALTTIQGRLLCFGRLDPLVLQEP; via the coding sequence ATGAAGACACAATACCAACTGTACAGTCGAGAAAACTGCCACCTCTGTCACGACATGCACGAAGATTTACGGCTTTGGCAAACACGCCTCGACTTTCAATTTGAAATCATCGACATTGACGAACATCCCGAATTAAAGGAAAAATATGACTCAATGGTACCCGCACTGACCACAATTCAAGGCCGATTGCTGTGTTTTGGACGACTTGACCCATTGGTTTTACAAGAACCCTAA
- a CDS encoding trypsin-like peptidase domain-containing protein, with protein sequence MPKTVAPHLFKLFFGLSHLSLIGMAYAAPNVAQIVNTSAAGIVNVQAIQWVKIKVPEQYKGITQDPVYQVFSRMFSDADTPPVGSTTAAPVIKKKVQGSGFIIAPNGVIVTNYHTVIDANEIYVQLSDKRRLKATLLRSESKRDLAILKVASGSLPALPLAETVSEGEWVLAIGANKNGISSGVVISNPTNNKSQGLVTDVDINASNTGGPLLNTKGEVLAMNSNLLKAPMGLTRHVLVSKLVNSQDLSANLPQNWQQLGFSATNVDEKLQTELSLADATGARVKSIIPNSIAGRAGLQKNDIIVGIESQRVIDVSDLSALRDFLSQDDEVTLTVLRDGDRKPIKFIIPKSTNAFDQANFFIWQKLGLKVRAMSPAQKASTNTNSGVQITAIQEPAVAAGLSVGDFVLNINQQDIKSVEQLNVAAKNLTAGDTVFIYVVRNNARQFVGINVAE encoded by the coding sequence ATGCCCAAAACCGTAGCACCACACCTTTTTAAACTGTTTTTTGGATTGTCACACCTCAGTCTCATCGGGATGGCTTATGCAGCCCCCAATGTTGCACAAATCGTCAACACCAGTGCTGCAGGCATCGTTAACGTGCAAGCCATTCAATGGGTCAAAATCAAAGTGCCCGAACAATACAAAGGGATCACTCAAGACCCCGTGTATCAAGTCTTTTCACGCATGTTCAGTGACGCGGATACGCCCCCTGTTGGCTCAACCACTGCCGCACCAGTCATCAAGAAAAAAGTCCAAGGCAGTGGCTTCATCATCGCCCCGAATGGTGTCATCGTCACCAACTACCACACCGTCATCGACGCCAACGAAATTTACGTGCAACTGTCCGACAAACGACGACTCAAAGCCACCCTGCTGCGCAGTGAATCCAAAAGAGACTTGGCCATTTTAAAAGTTGCCAGTGGCAGCTTACCTGCCCTACCCCTTGCCGAAACAGTCAGCGAAGGTGAATGGGTACTTGCCATCGGCGCCAATAAAAACGGCATATCCTCAGGGGTCGTCATCAGCAACCCAACCAACAACAAATCTCAAGGCTTGGTCACTGATGTGGACATCAACGCCAGCAACACAGGTGGCCCGCTTCTCAACACCAAAGGTGAAGTGTTGGCCATGAATTCCAACTTGCTCAAAGCGCCAATGGGTCTAACCCGGCACGTATTGGTCAGCAAATTGGTTAACAGCCAAGACCTCAGTGCAAATTTGCCTCAAAATTGGCAACAATTGGGATTTTCAGCGACCAATGTCGATGAAAAATTGCAAACCGAACTCAGCCTTGCAGATGCCACTGGTGCACGGGTCAAATCGATCATACCAAACTCCATCGCAGGACGAGCAGGTCTCCAAAAGAACGACATCATTGTCGGCATTGAATCACAACGGGTCATCGACGTATCCGACCTCAGTGCCTTGCGTGATTTTCTCTCACAAGATGATGAGGTCACACTCACAGTGTTGCGCGATGGCGATCGAAAGCCGATCAAATTTATCATCCCAAAAAGTACAAATGCTTTTGATCAAGCCAACTTCTTCATTTGGCAAAAATTAGGACTCAAGGTTCGCGCCATGAGCCCAGCCCAAAAAGCCAGCACCAACACCAACTCTGGCGTACAAATCACCGCCATTCAAGAACCCGCCGTCGCCGCAGGCTTATCCGTCGGTGACTTTGTGCTCAACATCAATCAACAAGACATCAAATCTGTTGAACAATTGAATGTTGCAGCAAAGAACCTAACGGCTGGTGACACCGTATTCATCTACGTTGTTCGCAACAATGCTCGCCAATTTGTTGGCATCAATGTGGCCGAATGA
- a CDS encoding GlpM family protein produces the protein MSLLLKAALGAAIVIAIALLSRSRYFLIAGLVPLFPSFALISHYIVGVERSREDLKATIAFGLWALLPYAVYLIAAYFLVDKMSLWPALTLAAIFWCFAAAILIYYRT, from the coding sequence ATGTCTTTACTGCTCAAAGCGGCGCTGGGCGCAGCCATCGTCATCGCCATTGCATTGCTGTCGCGCAGCCGTTATTTTTTAATTGCTGGCCTCGTTCCACTGTTCCCAAGTTTTGCACTCATCAGCCATTACATTGTCGGTGTCGAACGCAGCCGCGAAGACCTCAAAGCCACCATTGCATTCGGTTTGTGGGCGCTACTGCCTTATGCGGTCTATCTGATTGCGGCCTACTTTTTGGTTGATAAAATGTCCTTGTGGCCCGCACTCACACTCGCCGCTATTTTCTGGTGCTTCGCAGCAGCGATCTTGATTTACTACCGCACATAA